The following proteins are co-located in the Pyxidicoccus trucidator genome:
- a CDS encoding beta strand repeat-containing protein yields the protein MRGICGFILIFLAIGCGSSVSSSLAISPSTATVGTGQTQVLNVERTFSDGSKQAVDTATWTTSAAGIATVSETGVVTGVSAGRAIITAAVGDLTATATVTVTAPTPVPVLVSISATPATVALTVGDAQPLAVTGSYDDDTSVTLTSSAAFASSAPDVATVSAAGVITAVAAGDATITVTASGKTATVSVTVVPVAPTLVSISVTPNPVPLTPGATAQLLVTGTYSSGPTRNLTSSATFTTLAPATATVSAAGLVTAVASGSTTITASVTPEGATAVAGSTVVNVTPDPAGVVFYAGAYGAGVQLTPFGDSTNDVSVDTATTLNDTGHASLKIVFPESGYTGGAFVDTRAPRDLTSFDAVTFWAKASEPLTFEKVGFGNNAVGPNLYDVEQNGFALTTTWQKFIVPIPLASKLTALDGLFHFADGTNHSPTGTSTTLWLADIQYERLGSSVLGEPTPAWLNTAAQLSSGASYTVQRSDLKIDYTINSQPITLRAPSPGYFTFASDHAGAVVGEGGLITGTNAGTSPLVANITASLGTVSTANQLALTVTAGALATPTTLPPVPARPAGAEVISVYSSVPGGYNGTASDRSANVDTWRACWSAATGGDVLPITVGSQTANPRQYVMTPAANYVGIELLGKTGATQPGSCNGTITGSNELDISAMTHLHVDVWTPDNVSNLQFKLVDAGPNGQMNGGEMSGIATLTPNSTPPLATGQWLSYDLSFATDFPGNNFGSSGANLKHFGQLVIVAPNGGTVYVDNIYFFNNAGGGGGDVPTSPPAAPTAPPESVISLYSAAYTGGVAGGDYSGRVGSYSASCFGPPGTTVADYTIAGTSHVVKKYTVPSHSFAIIELIGATGGTPSPPDSVICHGGTQTGANLIDATTMTTLHFDVWSPDGSPNFQVHLVNADGTSTIAGPGAASGASAGNNFASGANTVGAGTWVSFDVPLSALGPPGAPGGLNRLGLLKFFTTAPGTFYIDNVYFRQ from the coding sequence GTGCGCGGTATCTGCGGCTTCATCCTCATCTTCCTGGCAATCGGCTGCGGGTCTTCCGTCTCCAGTAGTCTCGCGATCTCGCCATCGACGGCGACCGTCGGCACCGGGCAGACGCAAGTGCTCAATGTCGAGCGCACGTTCAGCGACGGGTCGAAACAAGCCGTCGACACCGCCACGTGGACCACGTCGGCCGCGGGCATCGCGACGGTGAGTGAGACCGGCGTGGTCACCGGTGTCTCCGCCGGCAGAGCGATCATCACAGCGGCCGTCGGCGACCTGACGGCCACCGCGACCGTTACGGTCACAGCGCCGACGCCGGTGCCGGTGCTGGTCTCGATCTCGGCCACGCCGGCCACCGTCGCCCTCACGGTTGGCGACGCGCAGCCGCTCGCGGTGACGGGCAGCTACGACGACGACACGAGCGTGACGCTCACCTCGAGCGCGGCCTTCGCCTCGTCGGCTCCCGACGTGGCGACCGTCAGCGCCGCGGGCGTCATCACCGCCGTTGCCGCTGGCGACGCCACCATCACAGTGACTGCGTCGGGGAAGACCGCCACCGTCTCGGTCACCGTGGTGCCGGTGGCGCCGACGCTGGTCTCTATCTCGGTCACGCCCAACCCGGTGCCGCTGACGCCCGGGGCCACCGCGCAGCTCCTCGTCACCGGCACGTACAGCTCGGGCCCCACGCGGAATCTGACCTCGAGCGCGACATTCACCACGCTAGCGCCCGCCACCGCCACGGTCAGCGCGGCTGGCCTCGTCACCGCCGTGGCGAGCGGCAGCACCACCATCACCGCCAGCGTGACTCCCGAGGGGGCAACCGCGGTCGCAGGCTCTACCGTCGTCAACGTCACCCCGGACCCGGCGGGCGTGGTCTTCTACGCCGGAGCGTACGGCGCAGGGGTGCAGCTCACGCCCTTCGGCGACTCGACCAACGACGTCAGCGTGGACACCGCCACCACCCTCAACGACACCGGTCACGCGTCGCTCAAGATTGTCTTCCCGGAGAGCGGCTACACCGGGGGCGCCTTCGTCGACACCCGCGCTCCGCGCGACCTCACCTCGTTCGATGCGGTGACCTTCTGGGCCAAGGCGAGCGAGCCGCTGACCTTCGAGAAGGTGGGCTTCGGCAACAACGCGGTGGGCCCGAACCTCTACGATGTCGAGCAGAACGGCTTCGCGCTCACCACCACCTGGCAGAAGTTCATCGTGCCCATTCCGCTGGCGTCGAAGCTGACCGCCCTCGACGGCCTCTTCCACTTCGCCGACGGCACCAACCACAGCCCCACCGGCACCTCGACCACCCTCTGGCTCGCCGACATCCAGTACGAGCGGCTCGGCAGCAGCGTGCTCGGCGAGCCGACGCCGGCCTGGCTCAACACCGCGGCTCAGCTCTCGAGCGGCGCCAGCTACACGGTGCAGAGGAGCGACCTGAAGATCGACTACACCATCAACTCCCAGCCGATCACCCTGCGCGCCCCCAGCCCCGGCTACTTCACGTTCGCCTCGGACCACGCGGGCGCCGTGGTGGGCGAAGGCGGCCTCATCACCGGCACCAACGCCGGCACCTCACCGCTGGTCGCCAACATCACCGCTTCGCTGGGCACGGTCTCGACGGCCAATCAGCTCGCCCTCACGGTGACGGCGGGCGCCCTCGCCACGCCGACCACCCTGCCGCCCGTCCCCGCGCGCCCGGCCGGTGCCGAGGTGATCTCGGTCTACAGCTCGGTGCCGGGTGGCTACAACGGGACCGCCTCGGATCGCAGCGCCAACGTCGACACGTGGCGCGCCTGCTGGAGCGCGGCGACCGGCGGCGACGTGCTCCCCATCACCGTGGGGAGCCAGACCGCCAACCCGCGCCAGTACGTGATGACCCCCGCTGCGAACTACGTCGGCATCGAGCTGCTCGGAAAGACGGGCGCGACCCAGCCGGGAAGCTGCAACGGCACCATCACCGGAAGCAACGAGCTCGACATCAGCGCAATGACCCACTTGCACGTCGACGTGTGGACGCCTGACAACGTCAGCAACCTGCAGTTCAAGCTCGTCGACGCGGGGCCGAACGGCCAGATGAACGGCGGTGAGATGAGCGGCATCGCCACGCTGACCCCGAACTCGACGCCGCCGCTCGCGACCGGGCAGTGGCTCTCGTACGACCTCTCGTTCGCCACCGACTTCCCTGGCAACAACTTCGGCAGCTCGGGCGCCAACCTGAAGCATTTCGGCCAGCTGGTAATCGTGGCGCCGAACGGTGGCACCGTCTACGTCGACAACATCTACTTCTTCAACAACGCGGGCGGCGGCGGGGGCGACGTCCCCACCTCGCCGCCGGCCGCGCCGACCGCCCCGCCCGAGAGCGTGATCTCGTTGTACAGCGCGGCGTACACGGGAGGCGTCGCGGGTGGCGACTACAGCGGGCGGGTGGGCTCGTACAGCGCGAGCTGCTTCGGCCCGCCCGGCACCACCGTCGCCGACTACACCATCGCCGGCACCTCGCACGTGGTGAAGAAGTACACCGTGCCCTCCCACAGCTTCGCCATCATCGAGCTGATCGGAGCGACGGGCGGCACGCCGTCGCCGCCCGACTCGGTGATTTGCCACGGCGGCACCCAGACCGGCGCCAACCTCATCGACGCCACCACGATGACCACGCTGCACTTCGATGTGTGGTCGCCCGACGGCTCGCCCAACTTCCAGGTTCACCTGGTCAACGCTGACGGTACCAGCACCATCGCCGGACCCGGCGCGGCGAGCGGAGCCAGCGCCGGCAACAACTTCGCTTCAGGCGCCAACACCGTCGGCGCGGGCACGTGGGTCTCGTTTGATGTCCCGCTCTCGGCGCTCGGTCCGCCCGGAGCTCCCGGCGGGCTCAACCGGCTGGGGCTGCTCAAGTTCTTCACCACCGCCCCGGGCACTTTCTACATCGACAATGTGTACTTCCGTCAGTAG
- a CDS encoding macrolide 2'-phosphotransferase yields MPLPTDDARQILERAASHGLELKPESLSVNEAGLDYRVVMARDSGGVEWVLRIPRRDDVSAKLGEERAILDFVGPRLGVPVPQWQVADRSLIAYRALPGRPGLTLDPASGEPVWHFDRESRVYAREFGHLLSRLHGISIEEAGRAGLKVETPDQVRAGWAAEIAQVRKEFDVAEALIRRWESWLGEDSYWPRHVTLTHGELYPAHVLLAPDDTITGVLDWTTAKVGDPARDFVFQRMLGVDAVFEATVDAYVKAGGQVWDRLGDHCMELLAAGPIAYALYALTTGQPAHREAAAAQLKP; encoded by the coding sequence ATGCCCCTCCCTACAGATGATGCCCGGCAGATTCTCGAACGTGCCGCCTCGCACGGACTGGAGCTCAAGCCCGAGTCGCTGTCGGTCAACGAGGCGGGGCTCGACTATCGCGTCGTGATGGCTCGCGACTCAGGCGGCGTTGAGTGGGTCCTCCGGATTCCCCGGCGCGACGACGTCTCCGCGAAGCTTGGTGAGGAGCGAGCGATTCTGGACTTCGTCGGTCCGCGCCTCGGAGTCCCCGTCCCTCAGTGGCAGGTCGCCGACCGGAGTCTCATCGCCTACCGGGCCCTGCCCGGCAGACCCGGGCTGACCCTCGACCCGGCCTCTGGCGAACCCGTGTGGCACTTCGACCGCGAATCACGCGTCTACGCCAGGGAGTTCGGCCACCTGCTCAGCCGGCTGCACGGAATCAGCATCGAGGAGGCCGGGCGCGCCGGCCTGAAGGTCGAGACACCCGACCAGGTTCGCGCCGGCTGGGCCGCCGAGATCGCCCAGGTCCGGAAGGAGTTCGACGTTGCCGAAGCGCTCATCCGGCGCTGGGAGAGCTGGCTGGGTGAGGACTCCTACTGGCCCCGGCACGTCACGCTGACGCATGGTGAGCTGTACCCCGCACACGTCCTGCTGGCCCCCGACGACACCATCACCGGTGTGCTCGACTGGACCACCGCCAAGGTCGGTGACCCTGCACGCGACTTCGTGTTTCAGCGGATGCTCGGCGTGGACGCCGTGTTCGAGGCCACCGTCGACGCCTACGTGAAGGCCGGCGGGCAGGTCTGGGACAGGCTGGGCGATCACTGCATGGAGCTGCTCGCGGCCGGGCCCATTGCCTACGCCCTCTATGCGCTGACCACGGGCCAGCCGGCGCACCGGGAGGCCGCGGCGGCGCAGTTGAAGCCCTGA
- a CDS encoding Kelch repeat-containing protein: MNRTSTPLLLALSLALLAGCSAPPSPTGSASLSVSLPQALAFSVSRVSITASAVDLPPVTSELVFTDGVWGGLLGGLPAGDNRAFLAQAFDSAGTRLFEGSTSGVTISPEQTALVAITLQQLSTPSPFLNSTPVIDGLVAPATSVPAGGTLSFAVTAHDPDLGDTLSQAWSATAGSFSSTSSASTSWTAPDAIGIQTLTFTVTDSRGLSASLSRAVYVISNQPFIVSSSQSSGTASPGEALTFTVVAGDPRGSALSFSWSASTGLLGTAVDSASTSRILWRAPSCHSEGPPPSITVTVTNAFAQTAPQGFVVTGLPFCGTANWTATGSLAARRERHTATPLLDGTVLVAGGFNYDMYPPAAERYDPATGLWSATGVLIKPRIGHTATRLLDGRVLVVGGSDGNWGFFTLAEVYDPATGLWSETGHMSLSRQDHAATLLPDGKVLVSGGSGDWGFFASAEVYDPATGAWSLTGSMASTRDGHIATPLPDGTVLVSGGRDGMGELLTTAEVYDPATGTWSATGPMAVARLGHKATPLLDGRVLVTGGGNYNPIAAAEVYDPATGTWSAAGSMTFPRLVHTATTLLDGRVLVSGGGDSSGPLATAEVYDPVSNTWRGAGVMASRRGNHTATRLPDGTVLIAGGFDWTAGHHLTGAELYAPSSP; this comes from the coding sequence ATGAATAGAACGTCCACGCCCCTGCTGCTGGCGCTGAGCCTGGCACTGCTCGCGGGCTGCTCCGCCCCGCCCTCCCCGACCGGCTCGGCCTCGCTCTCCGTCTCCTTGCCCCAGGCCCTCGCCTTCTCGGTCTCCCGCGTCTCCATCACCGCCAGCGCCGTGGATCTCCCCCCGGTCACCTCGGAGCTCGTCTTCACCGATGGCGTCTGGGGCGGCCTGCTCGGCGGCCTCCCTGCTGGCGACAACCGCGCCTTCCTGGCTCAGGCCTTCGATTCCGCCGGCACCCGGCTCTTCGAGGGCTCCACCTCCGGCGTCACCATCTCCCCCGAGCAGACGGCCCTCGTCGCCATCACCCTCCAGCAGCTCAGCACCCCTTCCCCCTTCCTGAACTCCACCCCCGTCATCGACGGGCTGGTCGCCCCCGCCACCTCGGTGCCCGCGGGGGGCACCCTCTCGTTCGCCGTCACCGCGCACGACCCGGACCTGGGAGACACCCTGTCCCAGGCGTGGTCCGCCACCGCGGGCTCCTTCTCCTCGACCTCCTCGGCCTCCACCTCGTGGACGGCGCCCGACGCCATCGGCATCCAGACCCTGACCTTCACCGTCACCGACTCGCGGGGCCTCTCCGCCTCGCTCTCCCGGGCTGTCTACGTCATCTCGAACCAGCCCTTCATCGTCTCCTCGTCCCAGTCCTCGGGCACCGCCTCTCCCGGCGAAGCACTCACCTTCACGGTGGTGGCCGGCGATCCCCGGGGCTCGGCGCTGTCCTTCTCCTGGTCCGCCAGCACGGGGTTGCTCGGCACCGCCGTCGACAGCGCGTCCACCAGCCGCATCCTCTGGAGAGCCCCCTCGTGTCACTCCGAGGGCCCGCCGCCGAGCATCACCGTCACCGTCACCAACGCCTTCGCCCAGACAGCGCCCCAGGGCTTCGTGGTGACGGGGCTTCCCTTCTGTGGCACTGCGAACTGGACCGCCACGGGCTCCCTGGCCGCGCGTCGTGAACGCCACACGGCGACGCCGCTCCTCGACGGCACGGTCCTCGTCGCGGGGGGCTTCAACTACGACATGTATCCCCCCGCGGCGGAGCGGTACGACCCGGCCACGGGGCTCTGGAGCGCGACCGGCGTCCTCATCAAGCCCCGCATCGGCCACACGGCGACGCGGCTGCTCGACGGCAGGGTGCTCGTGGTGGGGGGCTCCGATGGCAACTGGGGCTTCTTCACCTTGGCGGAGGTGTACGACCCGGCCACGGGCCTCTGGAGCGAGACGGGCCACATGAGCCTGTCTCGCCAGGACCACGCGGCGACGCTGCTGCCCGACGGCAAGGTGCTCGTCTCGGGGGGAAGCGGGGACTGGGGCTTCTTCGCGTCGGCGGAGGTGTACGACCCGGCCACGGGCGCATGGAGCCTGACCGGCTCCATGGCCTCGACCCGCGACGGCCACATCGCGACGCCGTTGCCCGACGGCACGGTGCTCGTCTCGGGGGGACGGGATGGGATGGGGGAGCTCCTCACGACGGCGGAGGTGTACGACCCGGCCACGGGCACCTGGAGCGCGACGGGCCCCATGGCCGTGGCTCGCCTGGGACACAAGGCGACGCCACTGCTCGACGGCAGGGTGCTCGTCACCGGGGGAGGCAACTACAACCCCATCGCGGCGGCGGAGGTGTACGACCCGGCCACGGGCACCTGGAGCGCCGCCGGAAGCATGACTTTCCCTCGCCTGGTCCACACCGCGACGACGCTGCTCGACGGCAGGGTGCTCGTCTCGGGGGGCGGCGATTCCAGTGGCCCCCTGGCGACGGCGGAGGTGTACGACCCCGTCTCGAACACCTGGAGAGGTGCTGGTGTCATGGCCTCGCGTCGCGGCAACCACACAGCGACACGGCTGCCGGACGGCACGGTCCTCATCGCGGGGGGATTCGACTGGACCGCGGGCCACCACCTGACGGGGGCGGAGTTGTACGCGCCCTCGAGCCCGTGA
- a CDS encoding Kelch repeat-containing protein, producing MNKTTTPLLLALSLAWLAGCPAPTSPPPTSSTGSAQLAVSVPQAHAASVSRVTVTASAADLPSVSVELGLSHGVWSGVLDNLAPGADRTFLARAFDASGTPRFEGSASGVVISPGQTSFIALSFQPVEPPPASVNRPPVIDSLVAASTSVTTGSALSLVATARDPDPGDTLSYAWSSAAGAFSSEASAATTWTAPVSPGRQVLTLTVTDAQGLAASFSLAIDVTPVPVRGDARISISFNTFPQVSAISVTLTQPTVGQTTTVSASAADLDGDSLSYSWTASCPGTWAQRTSSSARFTPSTLPFSPCDNCRLTVRVSDERGGLASGTVALCISPPPIPPHFTPIIRYASRSSDTAAPGQELTFEVMASDPEDSPLSFSWATNAGWLGGESTGTSTSRITWTAPSCVSTSFPPGITATVTNAFSLTATHSFPVTGLPACASDWSATGAMVSPRTQHTVTLLLDGKVLVTGGYSELSGPTTTTEVYDPASGTWSATGAMHVPRANHTATLLLDGKVLITGGQDTATAEVYDPASGTWSTTGSLAVLRFDHTATLLPGGKVLVSGGQSVGVTLAMVEVYDPASGTWSVAGSMASPRIGHAATPLPGGKVLVTGGYSGNGAERETTEVYDSASGTWSAGATMSSTRARHAATPLSDGKVLVSGGVSGGGLLATVEVYDPASDTWSTTASLSWPRERHTATPLSDGKVLVSGGGGNGGLLATAEVYDPASGTWSTTSSLSWRRLNHLATRLLNGKVLVSGGISDDSYLATAELYTP from the coding sequence ATGAACAAGACCACCACGCCCCTGCTGCTGGCGCTGTCCCTGGCATGGCTCGCGGGCTGCCCTGCCCCGACCTCCCCTCCCCCGACCTCCTCTACCGGCTCGGCCCAGCTCGCCGTCTCCGTGCCCCAGGCCCACGCCGCCTCTGTCTCCCGCGTCACCGTCACCGCCAGCGCCGCGGATCTCCCCTCCGTCTCCGTGGAGCTCGGGCTCTCCCATGGTGTCTGGAGCGGAGTGCTCGACAACCTCGCTCCCGGCGCCGACCGCACCTTCCTCGCGCGGGCCTTCGACGCCTCGGGCACCCCGCGCTTCGAGGGCTCCGCCTCCGGCGTCGTCATCTCCCCCGGGCAGACGTCCTTCATCGCCCTCTCCTTCCAGCCCGTCGAGCCTCCCCCGGCCTCCGTCAACAGGCCCCCGGTCATCGACTCCCTGGTCGCCGCCTCTACCTCCGTGACCACGGGCAGCGCCCTCTCCCTCGTCGCCACCGCGCGCGATCCCGACCCGGGCGATACCCTGTCCTACGCCTGGTCTTCCGCCGCGGGCGCCTTCTCGTCGGAGGCCTCGGCCGCCACCACGTGGACGGCCCCGGTCTCCCCAGGCCGTCAGGTCCTCACCCTCACCGTCACCGACGCGCAGGGCCTCGCCGCCTCGTTCTCCCTAGCCATCGACGTCACGCCCGTCCCGGTGCGGGGCGACGCGCGGATCTCCATCTCCTTCAACACCTTCCCCCAGGTCTCCGCCATCAGCGTCACCCTCACCCAGCCGACCGTGGGGCAGACGACGACGGTCTCCGCCTCCGCCGCGGACCTGGATGGCGACAGCCTCTCCTACTCCTGGACGGCCAGCTGCCCGGGCACCTGGGCCCAGCGCACCTCCAGCTCCGCCCGGTTCACTCCTTCCACCCTGCCCTTCAGCCCCTGCGACAACTGCCGCCTGACGGTCCGGGTCTCCGACGAGCGCGGCGGGCTGGCCTCCGGCACGGTGGCCCTGTGCATCAGCCCGCCCCCCATCCCGCCCCACTTCACGCCCATCATCCGCTACGCCTCTCGCTCCTCGGACACGGCCGCTCCCGGCCAGGAGCTCACCTTCGAGGTGATGGCCAGCGACCCCGAGGACTCCCCGCTCTCCTTCTCCTGGGCCACCAACGCCGGCTGGCTCGGCGGAGAGAGCACGGGCACGTCCACCAGCCGCATCACCTGGACGGCCCCCTCGTGTGTCTCCACGAGCTTTCCTCCGGGCATCACCGCCACCGTCACCAACGCCTTCTCCCTGACGGCCACCCACAGCTTCCCGGTGACGGGGCTGCCGGCCTGTGCATCGGATTGGAGCGCGACGGGCGCCATGGTCTCGCCTCGCACCCAACACACGGTGACGCTGCTGCTCGACGGCAAGGTGCTCGTGACGGGGGGCTACAGCGAGTTGAGCGGCCCCACCACGACGACGGAGGTGTACGACCCGGCCTCGGGCACCTGGAGCGCGACGGGCGCCATGCACGTGCCTCGCGCCAACCATACGGCGACGCTGCTGCTCGACGGGAAGGTGCTCATCACAGGAGGACAGGACACCGCGACAGCGGAGGTGTACGACCCGGCCTCGGGCACCTGGAGCACGACGGGCTCCCTGGCCGTGCTGCGCTTCGATCACACTGCGACACTGCTGCCCGGCGGCAAGGTGCTCGTCTCGGGGGGACAGAGCGTGGGTGTCACGCTCGCGATGGTGGAGGTGTACGACCCGGCCTCGGGCACCTGGAGCGTCGCCGGCTCCATGGCCTCGCCTCGCATCGGCCACGCGGCGACGCCGCTGCCTGGCGGCAAGGTGCTCGTGACGGGGGGATACAGCGGTAACGGTGCCGAGCGCGAGACGACGGAGGTATACGATTCGGCCTCGGGTACCTGGAGCGCCGGGGCCACCATGTCCTCGACGCGCGCCCGCCACGCCGCGACGCCTCTGTCCGACGGCAAGGTGCTCGTCTCGGGGGGAGTCTCCGGTGGGGGCCTGCTCGCGACAGTGGAGGTATACGACCCGGCCTCGGACACCTGGAGCACGACCGCTTCCCTGTCCTGGCCTCGCGAACGTCACACGGCGACGCCGCTGTCCGACGGCAAGGTGCTCGTCTCGGGGGGCGGCGGCAATGGGGGCCTGCTCGCGACGGCGGAGGTGTACGACCCGGCCTCGGGCACCTGGAGCACGACCTCTTCCCTGTCCTGGCGGCGCCTGAACCACCTCGCGACGCGGCTGCTCAACGGCAAGGTGCTCGTCTCGGGGGGAATCAGCGATGACAGCTACCTGGCGACGGCGGAGCTGTACACGCCCTGA
- a CDS encoding metallophosphatase domain-containing protein has protein sequence MLTLVAIADTHGYHQDLTIPEGDILIHAGDLTRQGTLEELAEVNQFLAGLPHRHKVVVAGNHDWCFQKSPAQARTVLTAATYLEDESTIIEGLKFHGSPWQPWFMDWAFNLPRGPELARRWAQIPDDTDILITHGPPLGFGDHLGGGERCGCEELLKRVRQVRPKLHLFGHIHQDGGVWTEGATTFANVTSDECMLPPRVLTLPQVVRSA, from the coding sequence ATGCTGACCCTCGTCGCCATCGCGGACACCCATGGCTATCACCAGGATCTCACCATCCCTGAGGGAGACATTCTCATCCATGCGGGAGACCTCACGCGGCAGGGGACTCTTGAGGAACTCGCCGAGGTGAACCAATTCCTCGCCGGACTTCCACACCGGCACAAGGTGGTGGTGGCGGGCAATCATGACTGGTGCTTCCAGAAGAGCCCGGCCCAGGCGCGCACCGTCCTGACGGCCGCCACCTATCTGGAGGACGAGTCCACCATCATCGAGGGCCTGAAGTTCCATGGCAGTCCCTGGCAGCCCTGGTTCATGGACTGGGCCTTCAATCTCCCCCGAGGCCCGGAGCTGGCGCGGCGATGGGCTCAGATTCCTGATGACACGGATATCCTCATCACCCACGGCCCACCCCTGGGATTCGGGGACCACCTGGGCGGAGGAGAGCGCTGCGGCTGCGAGGAGCTTCTCAAGCGCGTTCGGCAGGTGCGGCCAAAGCTGCATCTGTTCGGCCACATCCACCAGGACGGCGGCGTCTGGACGGAAGGAGCGACGACTTTCGCCAACGTCACCTCGGATGAGTGCATGCTCCCTCCACGGGTGCTCACACTCCCGCAGGTTGTCCGGAGCGCGTAG
- a CDS encoding serine/threonine protein kinase produces the protein MTAPVPCPACQHPSVSNRCEECGAALNPGGFRVERLIHQSARGRLYLARAEDGAQFAVKELVFASVPSVEELEAFEREARTLQQLAHPRIPRLVRFFEEGRGAHLRFYLVQTFIAGPSLLDRLSSQRYSEADALEVAREVLEILRYLHGLSPRVLHRDIKPANLIQREDGLFLVDFDCARELRKGVTHQSTLVGTFGYSPPEQLGGTVDASSDLYALGATLVHLLSRKLPSELLGPGMRLHFEGAVNVSPRTQALLARLLDVDPSKRFRSAEEALVALQAPAPPKARGVSGRHPARRTFPWRVALGVAVACLALAVVSHNASRDSASAPTAASRAASPPASSAQVTFDHPFVVNGLEITPLFIEQREKRGPEPSDPTTHVQLRFEVRANSPHTARVAWWGLGTRWLQYATLLSSSQECIRCETVKPAQAFFTFPDGRQEEAHRLNEEVASYFMVDEDEMTPGLMMTVDVGFDAEPGRLPLAVRFFDGHVVVLPWGT, from the coding sequence ATGACTGCCCCTGTGCCCTGTCCCGCCTGCCAGCACCCCAGCGTCTCGAATCGCTGCGAGGAGTGTGGCGCGGCCCTCAATCCCGGGGGTTTTCGGGTCGAGCGGCTCATCCACCAGAGCGCCCGGGGGCGCCTGTACCTGGCCCGAGCCGAGGACGGAGCCCAGTTCGCGGTCAAGGAGCTGGTCTTCGCCTCGGTGCCGTCGGTGGAGGAGCTCGAGGCGTTCGAGCGGGAGGCGAGGACGCTGCAGCAGCTGGCCCACCCGCGCATCCCGCGCCTCGTGCGCTTCTTCGAGGAAGGCCGCGGCGCCCACCTGCGCTTCTACCTGGTGCAGACGTTCATCGCCGGCCCGTCCCTGCTCGACAGGCTCTCCTCCCAGCGCTACTCCGAAGCGGACGCGCTCGAGGTCGCGCGAGAGGTGCTGGAGATCCTTCGCTACCTTCACGGCCTCTCGCCCCGGGTGCTCCACCGCGACATCAAGCCGGCCAACCTCATCCAGCGCGAGGACGGGCTCTTCCTGGTGGACTTCGACTGCGCCCGGGAGCTGCGCAAGGGCGTCACCCACCAGTCCACCCTGGTGGGCACCTTCGGGTACTCGCCCCCCGAGCAGCTCGGAGGGACGGTGGACGCCTCCAGCGACCTCTACGCGCTGGGGGCGACGCTGGTGCACCTGCTCAGCAGGAAGCTACCCTCGGAGCTGCTGGGGCCGGGGATGCGGCTGCATTTCGAAGGCGCGGTCAACGTCTCGCCGAGGACCCAGGCGCTCCTGGCGCGGCTCCTGGACGTGGACCCGAGCAAGCGTTTCCGCTCGGCGGAGGAGGCGCTGGTCGCGCTCCAGGCACCCGCGCCCCCCAAGGCCAGGGGGGTGTCGGGGAGGCACCCGGCGCGAAGGACGTTCCCCTGGCGCGTGGCGCTCGGGGTGGCGGTGGCGTGCCTCGCCCTGGCGGTGGTGTCGCACAACGCCTCGCGGGACAGCGCCTCCGCACCGACCGCGGCATCCCGGGCGGCTTCACCGCCTGCGTCCTCCGCCCAGGTGACGTTCGACCACCCCTTCGTGGTCAATGGCCTGGAGATCACGCCCCTCTTCATCGAGCAGCGCGAGAAGCGCGGCCCGGAGCCGTCCGACCCCACGACTCACGTGCAGCTGCGCTTCGAGGTGCGCGCGAACTCGCCGCATACCGCCCGGGTGGCGTGGTGGGGCCTGGGGACCCGGTGGCTGCAGTACGCCACACTGCTCTCAAGCAGCCAGGAGTGCATCCGCTGCGAGACGGTGAAGCCCGCGCAGGCGTTCTTCACGTTCCCGGATGGGCGACAGGAGGAGGCTCACCGGCTGAACGAGGAGGTGGCGAGCTACTTCATGGTGGACGAGGACGAGATGACGCCGGGATTGATGATGACGGTGGACGTCGGGTTCGACGCCGAGCCTGGAAGACTCCCGCTGGCGGTGCGCTTCTTCGACGGCCACGTGGTGGTACTGCCCTGGGGAACGTGA
- a CDS encoding DoxX family protein, producing the protein MKAKTVGLWILTVLVAVAFLGAGGSKLAGMPPMPENFARWGFPLWFMYLTGVMEVAAALLLLVPRTATLGGALVVGTMLGAVLTHLKAGEGSQAVAPLVLLVLGAVVALARRQEVLAPFNRFVTR; encoded by the coding sequence ATGAAGGCCAAGACGGTCGGGCTGTGGATTCTGACGGTGCTGGTGGCGGTGGCGTTCCTGGGAGCGGGAGGCTCGAAGCTGGCGGGCATGCCGCCGATGCCGGAGAACTTCGCGCGCTGGGGCTTCCCGCTGTGGTTCATGTACCTCACGGGCGTCATGGAGGTGGCGGCGGCGCTGTTGCTGCTCGTGCCGCGCACGGCGACGCTGGGAGGAGCGCTGGTGGTCGGCACCATGCTGGGCGCCGTCCTGACGCACCTCAAGGCGGGCGAGGGCTCGCAGGCGGTGGCGCCGCTCGTCCTGCTGGTGCTCGGGGCAGTGGTGGCGCTGGCGCGCCGGCAGGAGGTGCTGGCCCCGTTCAACCGATTCGTCACACGGTGA